A single genomic interval of Cydia strobilella chromosome 3, ilCydStro3.1, whole genome shotgun sequence harbors:
- the LOC134756281 gene encoding uncharacterized protein LOC134756281 isoform X1: protein MPQSRNRRPTKTSEPSRKAPADCVTNNVKENGGNKDTSKIPRNIRYDLENALLGLCDVWFEDIKPHLVKNNLKLHTGGALNENGYSELEPAREPRRDGRVQLDPGAASDTRRRAAAISRAYSRTRPEASKAPCPKPPLRTCPTSPTNLRKLLQLPEDKKMQPPVRKVTAREHSPPTLAKNYPRNVHESSKQKKQPLVQKTPLQRPPAPPVTQTGKTYQRPVPNSPKRNTPQRGSSPLTKQIYQQNIYTLPKQLIVQETPPQRVTPLAKTYHQNIHYPAERTERKRNSNYVP from the exons ATGCCCCAGTCCAGGAACCGTCGACCGACGAAGACAAGTGAGCCGTCGAGAAAGGCTCCAGCCGACTGTGTGACCAACAATGTTAAGGAAAATGGTGGAAATAAGGACACGTCTAAAATACCGAGAAATATCCGCTACGATTTGGAAAATGCTCTACTAGGG CTTTGTGACGTTTGGTTCGAGGACATAAAACCGCACCTAGTGAAGAACAACTTAAAGCTCCACACGGGTGGCGCTCTGAACGAGAACGGCTACAGCGAGCTGGAGCCGGCGAGGGAGCCCCGGAGGGACGGCCGCGTCCAGCTAGACCCAGGTGCTGCCTCTGAT ACTCGCCGTCGGGCGGCGGCGATCTCCAGAGCCTACTCGCGAACGCGGCCCGAAGCATCGAAAGCGCCGTGTCCCAAGCCGCCCTTGCGAACCTGCCCAACAAGTCCGACCAATCttcgtaaattattgcag TTGCCCGAAGATAAGAAGATGCAGCCACCCGTTCGGAAAGTCACCGCCCGTGAACACTCGCCACCCACACTCGCTAAAAACTATCCACGGAATGTACACGAGTCATCTAAACAG AAGAAACAGCCACTCGTTCAGAAAACGCCCTTGCAGAGACCGCCGGCACCACCGGTGACCCAAACCGGCAAAACCTATCAACGGCCCGTCCCAAATTCACCGAAACGG AATACGCCCCAGCGGGGATCATCACCACTTACGAAACAAATATATCAACAAAACATCTACACATTACCAAAACAG cTTATCGTTCAGGAGACGCCCCCACAACGAGTAACGCCTTTGGCAAAAACCTACCATCAGAATATCCACTACCCAGCAGAACGGACAGAACGGAAGCGGAACTCAAATTATGTACCGTAA
- the LOC134755738 gene encoding cuticlin-4, with protein sequence MKRTRLLLAIATLLLQDARCETAVDSASLPLEHRAGGGYGPPLSQSHSDDPWPLATPDSPKIKHLQVQCEKTHMRVNIEFDRPFYGMIFSKGFYSDPSCMHLKPGTGHLSATFEIFLNSCGMSSSGNHNVATYGSPTPSGSYVENTIIVQYDPYVQEVWDQARKLRCTWYDFYEKAVTFRPFQVDMLHAVTANFLGDNLQCWMQIQVGKGPWASEVSGIVKIGQTMTMVLAIKDDENKFDMLVRNCVAHDGKRAPIQLVDQYGCVVRPKIMSKFQKIKNFGPSASVVSFAYFQAFKFPDSMNVHFQCVIQVCRYNCPEPKCGGLGADYGVPLLGGNSLSAGEYGAPNSPHAEYGPPPPSPHGEYGVPPAFPDPRHPADATGSFSEKRDDAVPPPQAQVSSTPNAPSPSSPAPSRDEDEVNLPPPPPPGRRGVYNTVKRKDEAHGNLATLGGRPRSVEDLPERLVGARRRRETSTHTRIYKRDAQEMTDVNTSRTIQVVAPGDVNFALNNAAGNETVVIQSPASDPETICMSVPSFVAGLVMLLLVLVVASLVAAFLFVRVRALDRKGAHGAAAYYETDYVKHAN encoded by the coding sequence GATGCAAGATGCGAAACAGCGGTGGACTCTGCTTCGTTGCCGCTAGAGCACCGCGCGGGCGGCGGCTATGGCCCGCCTCTATCCCAGTCACACTCCGACGACCCGTGGCCCTTAGCGACGCCGGATAGTCCAAAGATCAAACATTTGCAAGTGCAGTGCGAAAAAACTCATATGCGAGTTAATATTGAGTTCGATCGTCCATTCTACGGGATGATCTTCTCTAAAGGTTTTTATAGCGACCCTAGTTGTATGCATCTGAAACCTGGCACAGGACACCTCAGTGCCACGTTTGAAATCTTCTTGAACAGCTGTGGCATGTCTAGCTCTGGAAACCACAATGTTGCTACTTACGGAAGTCCGACTCCGAGCGGATCCTACGTTGAAAATACGATCATTGTCCAGTACGATCCTTACGTCCAAGAAGTTTGGGATCAGGCAAGAAAATTACGATGCACCTGGTATGACTTCTATGAAAAAGCAGTCACATTCAGACCATTCCAAGTGGATATGTTGCACGCAGTCACGGCGAACTTTCTTGGCGACAACCTGCAGTGCTGGATGCAGATACAAGTCGGCAAAGGACCCTGGGCTTCCGAGGTGTCAGGTATAGTGAAAATAGGACAAACCATGACAATGGTGCTGGCAATAAAAGACGACGAAAACAAATTCGACATGCTTGTACGAAACTGTGTCGCGCACGACGGCAAGCGAGCACCTATACAACTTGTAGATCAATACGGCTGCGTAGTAAGACCTAAAATAATGAgcaaattccaaaaaataaagaaCTTTGGACCGTCAGCATCAGTCGTATCCTTCGCATACTTCCAAGCATTTAAATTCCCAGATTCAATGAACGTACACTTCCAGTGTGTCATCCAGGTATGCAGGTACAACTGCCCTGAACCTAAATGTGGTGGTCTTGGAGCTGATTACGGTGTACCACTACTAGGTGGCAACTCTCTCAGCGCTGGGGAATACGGAGCGCCAAACTCGCCTCATGCTGAATATGGACCTCCACCACCGTCGCCGCACGGCGAGTACGGAGTACCTCCGGCGTTCCCCGACCCACGACACCCCGCAGACGCAACCGGCTCCTTCTCAGAAAAACGTGACGATGCTGTTCCACCCCCTCAGGCACAAGTCTCTTCTACACCTAATGCCCCTAGCCCATCTTCCCCTGCACCGTCGCGAGATGAGGACGAAGTGAATCTACCACCCCCACCACCACCGGGACGTCGCGGCGTATACAACACAGTCAAGAGGAAAGACGAGGCTCATGGTAATCTCGCAACACTAGGAGGACGACCACGATCAGTAGAAGATTTGCCAGAAAGATTGGTGGGTGCGAGACGGCGGAGAGAAACATCAACGCATACACGCATTTACAAGCGTGACGCTCAAGAAATGACAGATGTAAACACTAGTCGTACAATTCAGGTTGTAGCACCGGGTGACGTTAATTTCGCATTAAATAACGCAGCGGGTAACGAAACAGTAGTTATTCAATCTCCCGCGAGTGATCCGGAGACTATCTGCATGTCGGTTCCGTCGTTTGTGGCGGGGCTGGTGATGCTGCTGCTGGTGCTGGTGGTGGCGTCGCTGGTGGCCGCCTTCCTGTTCGTGCGCGTGCGTGCGCTGGATCGGAAGGGCGCGCACGGCGCCGCCGCGTACTACGAGACGGATTACGTGAAGCACGCCAACTAG
- the LOC134756281 gene encoding uncharacterized protein LOC134756281 isoform X2, whose protein sequence is MPQSRNRRPTKTSEPSRKAPADCVTNNVKENGGNKDTSKIPRNIRYDLENALLGLCDVWFEDIKPHLVKNNLKLHTGGALNENGYSELEPAREPRRDGRVQLDPGAASDTRRRAAAISRAYSRTRPEASKAPCPKPPLRTCPTSPTNLRKLLQLPEDKKMQPPVRKVTAREHSPPTLAKNYPRNVHESSKQKKQPLVQKTPLQRPPAPPVTQTGKTYQRPVPNSPKRNTPQRGSSPLTKQIYQQNIYTLPKQETPPQRVTPLAKTYHQNIHYPAERTERKRNSNYVP, encoded by the exons ATGCCCCAGTCCAGGAACCGTCGACCGACGAAGACAAGTGAGCCGTCGAGAAAGGCTCCAGCCGACTGTGTGACCAACAATGTTAAGGAAAATGGTGGAAATAAGGACACGTCTAAAATACCGAGAAATATCCGCTACGATTTGGAAAATGCTCTACTAGGG CTTTGTGACGTTTGGTTCGAGGACATAAAACCGCACCTAGTGAAGAACAACTTAAAGCTCCACACGGGTGGCGCTCTGAACGAGAACGGCTACAGCGAGCTGGAGCCGGCGAGGGAGCCCCGGAGGGACGGCCGCGTCCAGCTAGACCCAGGTGCTGCCTCTGAT ACTCGCCGTCGGGCGGCGGCGATCTCCAGAGCCTACTCGCGAACGCGGCCCGAAGCATCGAAAGCGCCGTGTCCCAAGCCGCCCTTGCGAACCTGCCCAACAAGTCCGACCAATCttcgtaaattattgcag TTGCCCGAAGATAAGAAGATGCAGCCACCCGTTCGGAAAGTCACCGCCCGTGAACACTCGCCACCCACACTCGCTAAAAACTATCCACGGAATGTACACGAGTCATCTAAACAG AAGAAACAGCCACTCGTTCAGAAAACGCCCTTGCAGAGACCGCCGGCACCACCGGTGACCCAAACCGGCAAAACCTATCAACGGCCCGTCCCAAATTCACCGAAACGG AATACGCCCCAGCGGGGATCATCACCACTTACGAAACAAATATATCAACAAAACATCTACACATTACCAAAACAG GAGACGCCCCCACAACGAGTAACGCCTTTGGCAAAAACCTACCATCAGAATATCCACTACCCAGCAGAACGGACAGAACGGAAGCGGAACTCAAATTATGTACCGTAA
- the LOC134755795 gene encoding uncharacterized protein LOC134755795: protein MNARNWKTAVCASGSILLGGVAIKLLKISNVFSSRRNHDIPVNEVLLYGANDEVQTKRIGLNNLFCIYYVIVHANCSIDVCLPDLESDTIAKCLIGAQKNKVKVRLVVHSNSDFDMPKLIKHGIEVKIITSREPLEHEYILVDADAETGGAVAVMGSLDYETARVNCNRDATLLTSEPSVVKSLKREFDRVWNSTDSKTGSENIPKRTTTATY from the coding sequence ATGAATGCACGAAACTGGAAAACAGCCGTGTGCGCCAGCGGGTCTATTTTACTAGGTGGAGTTGCgattaaacttttaaaaattagcaACGTGTTCAGCAGTAGAAGAAACCACGATATTCCCGTCAACGAAGTGTTGCTGTACGGAGCCAACGATGAAGTGCAGACGAAGCGAATTGGTTTGAACAAcctgttttgtatttattacgtGATAGTGCACGCAAACTGCTCAATTGATGTGTGCTTGCCCGATCTAGAGAGTGACACTATAGCGAAGTGTCTCATCGGAGCACAGAAGAACAAAGTGAAGGTTCGCCTTGTAGTGCACAGCAACAGCGATTTTGATATGCCGAAGCTGATTAAACATGGGATAGAAGTGAAGATTATTACGTCAAGAGAGCCTTTAGAACACGAATATATTTTGGTGGACGCCGACGCAGAGACGGGAGGAGCTGTGGCGGTTATGGGATCCCTGGACTACGAGACAGCGCGGGTCAACTGCAACAGAGACGCAACTCTGCTCACCTCCGAACCATCTGTCGTGAAGTCTTTGAAGAGAGAGTTTGACAGAGTATGGAATTCCACTGACAGCAAAACTGGCAGTGAAAACATTCCTAAACGCACTACCACAGCAACATATTGA
- the LOC134755737 gene encoding uncharacterized protein LOC134755737 has protein sequence MLEDMKMRPPGRRVLMPSRSPSLSSITFYPQNVPNNEKKNASSNRKKRKSARTHRTTQILSSSKRMERPCCTACALAKAQTAPIPQLSVAKFTPSKPPSNNKTANFPRWPAPEPKFPHKFPTRDCAVFTDLPFYTTSISPVCDVPPSLVAENSSSQLKFPSRNSTYDYASTAISPSRLRKKFPLSPHGARLLSSPLHAKCLAPPEHPIASQRESLPVSRTLSPAPSTDETWFLRVFKEYTRSENQTKSPIKEPTLPLYHDTNSSRRTIPIHNENKLLLEDKRSLFSKELVDLIGNKNDERLRVLYENPCRQESQPSVMCLAGSRKKRIKSTPKKMPWK, from the exons ATGCTGGAGGATATGAAGATGCGACCACCTGGCCGGAGGGTGCTTATGCCTTCGCGTTCACCATCATTGTCTAGTATTACATTCTATCCACAAAATGTCCCGAACAATGAAAAAAAG aatgcGAGCAGCAatcgaaaaaaaagaaaaagtgcgaGAACACATAGAACGACGCAGATCCTCTCATCATCAAAGCGTATGGAGCGCCCGTGTTGCACCGCCTGCGCCTTAGCTAAGGCCCAAACTGCCCCCATCCCTCAACTTTCTGTGGCTAAATTTACTCCATCGAAACCTCCTTCTAACAACAAGACTGCTAATTTTCCACGCTGGCCGGCGCCCGAACCTAAATTTCCACATAAATTTCCCACACGAGATTGTGCTGTTTTCACCGACTTGCCCTTCTATACCACAAGCATCTCGCCAGTCTGCGACGTACCACCGTCTCTGGTTGCTGAAAATTCCTCTTCTCAATTGAAATTCCCTAGCAGAAATTCGACATATGACTATGCTAGTACTGCGATATCTCCGTCACGTTTAAGGAAAAAGTTTCCTTTATCGCCTCATGGTGCTCGTTTATTATCATCTCCGCTCCACGCTAAATGTCTCGCGCCCCCGGAACATCCTATTGCATCACAACGAGAAAGTCTACCTGTCTCAAGAACTTTATCACCGGCACCTTCTACTGATGAG ACGTGGTTCCTTCGAGTTTTTAAGGAATACACGAGATCCgaaaatcaaacaaaatcacCAATAAAGGAGCCTACACTGCCGTTATATCATGATACAAACTCCAGCAGGCGTACCATCCCCATTCATAATGAAAACAAATTGCTATTGGAAGATAAAAGGTCGTTATTCTCTAAG GAATTAGTAGATTTAATAGGAAATAAGAATGACGAGAGGTTGAGAGTTCTGTATGAGAATCCATGCCGACAGGAGTCGCAACCATCAGTAATGTGTTTGGCGGGGTCTcggaaaaaaagaataaaatccACACCTAAGAAAATGCCGTGGAAGTAA